The genome window GCGACAACGTGCGATACATTCGTCGAATCCGTTCGATCACTGTTGCATCCTGCATCCACCCAATATCGGAACAACGCGATCGAACCTATCAACAATTGTTCAGGTTATTCTTTTGCGGGCCCTTAGCGCGGGCGGCGTCCCCGTCATTCCCGACGGACAGGTTGTGGTCCCCGCGGGACAGAACAGCGTCGAACTGGCGGTGAAGGCCCTCGACCTGGGCGGTACAAACCTGGTGGCCTCGGCTCCCGAGGCGCTGTTCGGCTGCACGGCGGTCTTCCGAGTGCGGCTGGGCGACCAGGGCATCATTATCGTCGACGATCACTTCGACGATAATCCCAACGGCATCCCGAGTCTGGACGCCAGCGCCTTGGCAGCCAACGACAAGGGTCCGGGCGGCGGATGGAGCCCGTACACGTCGGGCAAGAGCCAGCGTGAGCGGGGCACGAACTGGGAAACCCTGAGTGACGGCGGCGACTGGAGCCTGGCCGCTCTGAACGGGCTAAACGAAGACGAGTTCAAGTTCATGACCGACCAGGGTGTTCGCCTCGAGTGGGTGATCAGCAGCGTCACCGTGACGGCGGACAACCCGACGCCGTACGCTCAGCACCCTACCGGCGAGACCTCCGACGTTCGACACGAGTTCGGAATCGTCTCCGCCATCCGACCCAACAGCGGCAGCAACGAGCTGTACACCAACACCTCGGGTGGTCTGTACGTGAACGTGTATTACTCGGCCATCGGTGCTCCGCCGACGCAGAACATCACCGTGACCGGAAGCGTGCGGGTGGTCAACAACACCCACACCGGCGGCGATGAGGAGACTCTCACCGGGCTCGAGACCGTGGCGACCTTCACGCTTACCGGAATCGCCAGCATCACCCCGAGTAATCCCCTGTCGGTCACCATCGAGGCCGACAAGGACGGCTGGGAGATCGGCTTCTCATCGAACGCGAATCCGACCTACGTGATCAGTCCCCAGTCGCCCGGCGTCACGACGGTTCCGGTCGCGAAGTTGGCTGGGGGCTGGGACGTCAACTCGCTCAACGACGCGGAAATCACCAGCGAGTTCGTGAGCGGGGCCTTCGCCTACGCCCACTTCCAGAACATGGGCATCGGTCGCGGCTCCAGCTGGGTGGACCGCGCCAGGGTGTGCATCGGCTGCAAGCTGACTACAGACTGCCCCGACCCGTTTGCGGACGCCGATCGGGACGGCGACGTGGACCAGCTGGACTTCGGCCTCATGCAGCTGTGCTTCACGGGCGAAAACGGCGGCACGCCCCAGGGTTGCCGGTGCTTCGACCGGGATGAGGACGGCAGCATCACCGCGATCGATTTCGGCGCTTTCCAGAACTGCGCCACGAGTAGCGGGCCGATGATCGCGGCCGACGCGACCTGCGACGATAACTGACCCAGGTAACGAGCCCCGCTCGGCGCCGGGGTTCTCGTGAGCCTGTGCAGTTCGGCATCTCGGCTGCTCCTGAGGGTAGCCGAGATGCTTGTTTTTGCGCCCGGCTCGGCCGCAACACGGCCGGCCGAGGCTGCGGCCGGGCTTCGTTCCCGAAGGCTTGCCGGTGTGGTAAGGTAGGCGGCAACATGGACATCCGTTTTCCCTCGAGGAGTCGCCGCGATGAAGCGAGTCCCTGCAATCCTCCTGGTGCTCCTGGCCCTCTGCACCCCGACCGCGGCTCAAGCTGCCGGGCCGGAAGCGGCGGCCAGGGGCGTACTGACGCGGCTGCTGCCCGCCGAGGCCGAGCACTTCGAGCTGACGATCATTCCCCAGGCGGACGGCCGCGATGTTTTCGAGATTGAGAGCAGGAACGCGAAGATCGTCCTCCGCGGCTCCAGCGGGGTGTCGATCTGCTCGGCCCTCAACTGGTACTTGAAGTACCATTGCCACGCAAGCGTCTCCTGGACGGGCAACCAGCTCCGGCTGCCCACCCCGTTGCCCGTCGTCCAGGGGGTGATCCGCAGGCCCAGTCCGCACCTGTACCGCTACTTCTTCAATTACTGCGCCTTCAGCTACAGTCTCGCGTGGTGGGACTGGCCCGAGTGGGAGCGGATGATCGACTGGATGGCCTTGAACGGCGTCAACGCACCGCTGGCTATCACCGGCCAGGAGGCCACTTGGCAGGCGGTGTTCCGCGATCTGGGCCTCGCCGACACCCAGATCGCGGAGTTCATCGCCGGCCCGGCGTACCTGCCGTTCGGCTGGATGGGCTGCGTGGACGGCTGGGGCGGCCCGCTTCCGCAGCACTGGATCGACCGGCATCGCGAACTGCAGATCAAGATTCTCACCCGCGAGCGGGATCTCGGCATGACCCCCATTCTGCAGGGCTTCACCGGGCACGTTCCCAAAGCCATTCAGGAGCAGTTCCCGATGGTGCGGCTCCAGCAGGCCTCGCCCTGGTGCGGATTCCCGGCCACGTGGTTCATCGACCCGATGGACCCGTTCTTCCAGCAGGTTGGCAAGGCCTTCATCGAGGAACAGACCCGCCAGTACGGGACGGATCATCTCTATGCGTCCGACACTTTCATCGAGATGTCCCCCCCGAGCAACGATCCGGCGTATCTGGCGGGCATGGGTCGCGCAGTTTACGGGGCCATGGCGTCTGCCGATCCCGAGGCCATCTGGTTTCTCCAGGGATGGATCTTCCCCAACAATCCGAGCTTCTGGAAACCACCCCAGGCCAGGGGGCTGTTCAGCGGCATACCCAAAGACCGACTGGTCTTGATCGAGATGACCGGCGACACGTGGAAGAAGACCGAGGCTTTTTACGGCCAGCCGTGGCTTTGGGCTCTCATCCAGGACTTTGGCGGAGTGGTCAGCCTGCACGGCGACCTGGGCGGCTTGCTCGACCAGCTTGAGGCGGCCACGGCCGCCGACAAGGACCGCCAGCTACGCGGGATTGGCATCATCATGGAGAGCCTGGGCTACAACGCCGTCTTCGACGACCTGCTGCTGGAAATGACGTGGCGAACGGAGAAGCCGGAGATCGGCCCATGGCTTGCCGACTACGCCCACCGTCGCTACGGGCGGAGCACGGCCGGCGCCGAACAGGCATGGAACCTGATGTTGACCGGCCCTCACCGTCGTCCACGGGCGGCCACGGCGGTGATCTGCGATCGCCCGACCCTCCAGCGGAACGCCGCATCTACCAGCACCGATCCGAACAGCCACATGGTCGGACTGGTCAGCGCCATTCAGCGCCTGCTGGAGTGTGAAGGGAAGATCGGTGACCAGGACACGTTCCGATTCGACTTGGTGAACATGACCCGGCAAGCCCTCAGCAACGAGAGCTGGATCCTGCACGGTCGGCTCGTCAACGCCTGCAAGGCCAAGGACCGGCAGAGGCTGGCCGACGCGGGCCGGCGATTCCTGGAGTTGATCCGCGACATGGACGAGTTGCTGGCCACCCGACGCGAGTTTCTGCTGGGTCCCTGGCTGGCCGACGCCAAACGCTGGGCCACCCGCAGGGAGGAGCGGCGGCTTTATGAATGGAACGCCCGAAACCAAATCACTCTCTGGGGCTCGAAAGATTCTCCGCTGAACGACTACGCCCAGAAGCAGTGGTCCGGCCTGCTCACCGGCTTCTATCTGCCGCGATGGCAACAGTTTCTGGCTCGGCTGGACAAGGCCCTGGAGGAAGGCAGGGAAACCGACATGGCCGCTTGGGAACGCGACATTCGCGCGTGGGAGGAGAAGTGGACGCGCGGTACAGAGGCGTACTCGACCGAGCCCTCGGGGGATTCGTTGGCGGTGGTCAGGAGGCTGTGCGCCAAGTGGTTCATGGATCCGTCTCGGGCGGACAGCAGGCCCCCCCGTTGACGAGAAGGCAAACGGAAGCGACAACGGAGTCGAAATCGAGCGAGGTTCAAGCATGATCACCGTCCATCTGGTCTTTAACGCCCACATCGATCCGGTCTGGCTGTGGCCTTGGCAGAGCGGACTTGACACCTTGCTGGCGACTTGTCGAAGTGCGTGCGACCGGCTCGACGCTCATCCGGACCTGCATTTCGTGCGCGGGGAGGCCTGGGCTTACCGCGAGGTCGAGCGCATCGACCCGGCACTGTTCGAGCGGATCCGGGCCCACGTCAAGGGTGGGCGCTGGCACATCGTCGGCGGGTGGTGGCTACAACCCGACTGCAATGGGCCGAGCGCCGCTGGCTTCGAGCAGCAGATTGCGCTCGGCAAGGAGTTTTTCCTCGATCGTTTCGGGCAGTTTCCTCGCGAGGCCTATAACGTGGACAGCTTCGGCCACGCGGCAACGCTCCCGGCTTTCATGCGGGCCGCGGGACAGGACCGCTACGTGTTCATGCGGCCGCAGCGACAGGAGATGGCTCTGCCGGCCCGGCTGTTCCGGTGGCGGGGCGATGCGGACAGTCCCGAGATCATTGCGTTTCGGGTCGCCCGGGCCTACACCGTTCGGGAAATCACCGTCGAGCACGTCAGGGCTTCGCTCGAAGGCCTCCCGACGGGCATTGACCACACGATGTGTTTTGTCGGGATCGGCGACCATGGGGGAGGGGCCACCGAGCAGCAGATCGCCTGGTGCCGTGAGCACCAGACCGCCATCGAAGGCTGCAGGCTGGTTTTTTCTGCACCAAACCTGTTCTTCGACGCGGTGGCGGACCAGACAGACAAGCTGCCCCAGGTCGTCGGCGAGCTGCAGCACCACAGCATTGGCTGCTACAGCGTACATCGGGCGGTCAAGCTCGGCGTCCACAAGGCCGAGCGCCGGCTGGCCCAGGCCGGCGTGGTACGCAAGCTGGACCCCCACCCCGAGCCGCAAGTCGACGAGCGGCTCAAGGAAGCCTGGCGATGGGTGTGCTTCGGGCACTTCCATGACATCTATGGCGGAACGTGCATTCCATCCGCCTACGAACAGGTTCATGCCCAGCTCGGATTCGCGCAGGCGGTGGCCGACGAGACCCTCCAGCGTGGTTTGCGGCGAATCGGCACCACCCTGCCCGACGACCGGATGCAGCGCATCGTTCTGCTGAACGCGTCGGATGCGCCGTTCGAAGGCTATGTGACCCACGAGCCCTTTCTCGAAGGCTCAGCCTGGCAGCCACATTGGCGACTGATCGACGAGGCCGGGCAGCTGGTGCCTCACCAGCGCGTGGCCACCGAGTGCCTGGTCCCCAACGATCCGGCGTACTTTCTCAGGATGGTCTTCCGCCTCACATTCAAGCCCGGGCAGATGCGAACGCTGCGAATCGACCCCGAAGGCGGCCTGGCCACCACCCCGGCCAACTACTCAGGAACGAAGGTCATGGGCGAACGCATCACCAACGATCGCGGCGTGTCCGTCAATCTGATCGCCGATGACGAACTGACCTTCGAAGACCGCACCGAGCTGCCGCTGCCGAAACTGCAGCTCATCTCCGATCCCACGGACACCTGGAGCCACAACATCGATCGGTACAGCAGCGACGTCCTGGCCAAGCCGCACTGGCACGAGAGCCAGATCGTCGACGCCGGCCCGGTGATGGCCTCCCTGGTCGCGGACGGCCATGTGGCCGATAGCCGACTGCTCAGCGAGTTCCGCGTCTACGCCGGCGAACCGTTCGTCGAATGGCTGCTGCGCGTCCACTGGTGCGAACGTCGGAAACTGCTCAAACTGAACTTCCCCCTCTTGGACACGATCAGGAAGCGTTATGACGGTATCCCGGGCGGCGAGATCGTCCGGTTGCCGGACGGCAAGGAACGGCCGGTACGCGACCGCACGCTGATCGAAATGAGCGACGGGCGCAAGCTGGGGCTGGTCTTTCCCGAAGTCTTCGCCCTGGACGCAACGCCGAACCTCCTGCGACTGACCCTGCTGCGCAGCCCGATCATGGCCCACCACGCTCCCCACAACGGTCAGGATCTTCGGGCGGTGTATGCTGATCAGGGCATCCACGAGTTCCGGTTCCGGTTCTTCTGCGGACCAGACGTCAACAGCGAGCTGCTCGATGCCCACGCCATGATGATGCACCGGCCACCGCTGGCGGCGGATCTGACCCGAGGCATGGGAGTGGCCTGAGCGCCGTCAGGAAGATGCCGAGGGGGCATGCTCGGACCTCGGTGCCCGAGGAGTCAAGCGAGCCTGACCAGCCGATCCATGGGCTACAAGCGGGCCGGCATGGCCGGGAGGAGTGGAT of Phycisphaerae bacterium contains these proteins:
- a CDS encoding alpha-N-acetylglucosaminidase, encoding MKRVPAILLVLLALCTPTAAQAAGPEAAARGVLTRLLPAEAEHFELTIIPQADGRDVFEIESRNAKIVLRGSSGVSICSALNWYLKYHCHASVSWTGNQLRLPTPLPVVQGVIRRPSPHLYRYFFNYCAFSYSLAWWDWPEWERMIDWMALNGVNAPLAITGQEATWQAVFRDLGLADTQIAEFIAGPAYLPFGWMGCVDGWGGPLPQHWIDRHRELQIKILTRERDLGMTPILQGFTGHVPKAIQEQFPMVRLQQASPWCGFPATWFIDPMDPFFQQVGKAFIEEQTRQYGTDHLYASDTFIEMSPPSNDPAYLAGMGRAVYGAMASADPEAIWFLQGWIFPNNPSFWKPPQARGLFSGIPKDRLVLIEMTGDTWKKTEAFYGQPWLWALIQDFGGVVSLHGDLGGLLDQLEAATAADKDRQLRGIGIIMESLGYNAVFDDLLLEMTWRTEKPEIGPWLADYAHRRYGRSTAGAEQAWNLMLTGPHRRPRAATAVICDRPTLQRNAASTSTDPNSHMVGLVSAIQRLLECEGKIGDQDTFRFDLVNMTRQALSNESWILHGRLVNACKAKDRQRLADAGRRFLELIRDMDELLATRREFLLGPWLADAKRWATRREERRLYEWNARNQITLWGSKDSPLNDYAQKQWSGLLTGFYLPRWQQFLARLDKALEEGRETDMAAWERDIRAWEEKWTRGTEAYSTEPSGDSLAVVRRLCAKWFMDPSRADSRPPR